Proteins co-encoded in one Thamnophis elegans isolate rThaEle1 chromosome 1, rThaEle1.pri, whole genome shotgun sequence genomic window:
- the CDKN1C gene encoding cyclin-dependent kinase inhibitor 1C, whose amino-acid sequence MSNVHLSSASALERLAARRTFPLHARTGVCRNLFGPVDHDELNRELKSKLREICEEGQKRWGYDFQTETPLAGSGRLQWEEVDGESVPAFYRETLQVGRCRFPALMVRSTAPPGGEEASLEPDPRDPHQELGLSSTPSPLSPHDNTAALEGTTSAGEERLSQEDKADQRHSYSGIIIKPIPCVAAALKRASSTGVAHITDFFAKRKRVVDRVSGDHSSPLATSVTAVPNEQTPRKRLR is encoded by the exons ATGTCCAACGTGCACCTCTCTAGCGCCTCGGCTCTGGAGCGCCTAGCGGCTCGCCGGACATTCCCCTTGCACGCTCGCACCGGGGTGTGCAGGAACCTGTTTGGTCCCGTGGATCACGACGAGCTCAACCGGGAGCTGAAGAGCAAGTTGCGGGAGATCTGCGAGGAGGGCCAGAAGCGCTGGGGCTACGATTTCCAAACAGAGACGCCGCTGGCCGGTTCGGGCAGGCTGCAGTGGGAAGAGGTGGACGGAGAATCCGTGCCCGCTTTCTACAGGGAAACCCTACAGGTTGGGAGGTGCCGCTTCCCGGCGCTGATGGTCAGATCGACGGCTCCGCCTGGAGGCGAGGAGGCGTCCCTTGAGCCTGATCCCCGAGACCCTCACCAGGAGCTGGGGCTTTCTTCGACCCCCTCCCCACTTAGCCCGCACGACAACACGGCCGCCTTGGAAGGCACGACGTCGGCAGGCGAGGAGCGCCTCAGCCAGGAGGACAAGGCCGACCAGCGCCACAGCTACTCAGGGATTATAATCAAGCCTATCCCGTGTGTCGCTGCGGCTCTTAAAAGAGCATCGTCAACCGGCGTGGCTCACATCACAG ATTTCTTCGCGAAGCGGAAAAGAGTCGTAGACAGAGTGTCCGGGGATCATAGCAGCCCGTTGGCAACTTCGGTCACAGCGGTGCCTAACGAGCAGACACCCCGGAAAAGGCTCCGATGA